From the genome of Triticum aestivum cultivar Chinese Spring chromosome 1A, IWGSC CS RefSeq v2.1, whole genome shotgun sequence:
aacgggattgttgcccccactataaaagggagtccccttcttcatTCTCACCTACCTCTTCTCTCCCTCAaactccatttattgctcaagctccattaaatactccaagcttcattttcgcccgatctatctctctagccaatcaaacttgttgatttgctcgggagtggttgagaaggctccaatctacacttccaccaagggattttcgattcccccactcatccctagcagatcttgttactcttgggtgtttgagcaccctagacggttgaggtcacctcggagccatattccgttgtggtgaagcttcgtggtcttgttgggagcctccgattaagttgtggagattgccccaaccttgtttgtaaaggttcggtcgccgccttcaagggcaccaatagtggaatcacggcatctcgcattgtgtgagggcgtgaggagaatacggtggccctagtggcttcttggggagcattgtgcctccacaccgctccaacggagacgtacttcccctcaaaaggaaggaacttcggtaacacatcctcgtcttcatcggatccactcttggttatctcttacctttacttgtgcaagctctttagtgtttctacccttgcttgcttgtatgcttgttgttattgcatcatataggttgctcacctagttgcacatctagacaacctactttgatgcaaagtttaatttggtaaagaaaagctaaaaattggtagttgcctattcacccccccccccctctagtcaaccatatcgatcctttcaataggCAACTGCAATATTGTATGTGTTGCGATGAGCGACCACAACGTTGCCCATGTTGGAAGGAATCACCGCAATCGTCATCTGTGTTGCGATGGCGTCGGCCTGATCCATTGCTTGTTGAACTCCATGTATTGTTTGGCCACCATTGCTTGTTGATTTTTGTAATTCCTGATTGGTTTGTGGCATTATTAATTCAAAGCCAGGCTCGTCATGTGCCTCTTCTCTAAAAATGATGAGTTATTTATGAGACGGACCTTAATATGAAGCTATTATATGCATAGCAACATGCTTTGTGCGGTGTGATGCATTTGTCACTATTATTTTCAACCCCATGATTTAATATGCATCATTTCCATAGGGGCATTGCGTATAAGTATTTAAGCAAGTTTGGATATAATATCCGAAGTCCGTATTAATCGAGTTGTAAAAAAACTCAGTACAAACTTATTAGCATAATTATGTCTTTGTCACTTTGAGATCAGCATTTCTGGTCTGTTGAATGATTCCATTGTGCCATCTCAATGATATCATATCagttatatacatgatcatgtcacCTGCTCCTTTCTAAAAATGTAAGGCACGTCTTTGACTTTGTGTGGTCTTTAATGAATGACTTTGATCATTAATATATTATAAATTAGGCATGTACAGAGTACAGTTTGTATTGCCATATTTATCTTGTAAAATAATTTGATTTTGTATGTCTTCATATTAATGAGATAAACATATTATTAGTGAAAATCATAGTTAAAATTGGGTGTCTCGTGTATTTGTGTATGTACTTCGTTTGCACTCTGTAGCAAAAAACACTAAAAAAAAGTCAAGTGCGCCTTGCTTTTCTGGAAGGATGGTGTATTATGTTCCTTTTTGTGTATTACAGTTGTACAGTATTATATAGTGTCATTTTCAATGTGGACTGAAAAGCCTTTTCTTGTGAATGATACTTTGGGACAAAGGACAATGCTCCCTTTGATGCTTATGGTGATAAAACTGATACTTGTTTGTCTGCGTATCAATAGCCGGCACAACAATTCAAACCATGTATTTTTATAAGAGTGCCTTTTTTATTCTTTTATAATGTAGCATTAAGGCAATTCAAAATAATGAGCTCATGGACTTGGCTTCTTCCGAATTAGGATGTACAAAGCCAACACTAACACACACAGAGGATCAAGTCGTATAAGATCGAAACGATGCCTAGACGGAtgaaaaaacaattaaaaaaagagaaaatagcAACGATAATCCACACCAAACACTTGATGAGCCAACAAAGATGACGTAAGCACACGCGATTCCGGCATAGACATAACCATGCAAATTGGAAACCTTGTGCACAATACACAAGCACTCCAGACGGTAAGAGCCGTTGGCATGGACATAACCACGCAAACTAGAAACCGTGTGCACAATACACAAGCACTCCAGATGGTAAGAGCCGTTGGCATGGACACAACCACGCAAACTGGAAACCGTGTGCACAATACACAAGCACTAAGAGCCGTTCGTGGAGCCAAAAACATTCGTCGATGCATGACTAACGGACGAGAAGCGACACTTACCCACAATGTTTTGTATTTTTCCAAAAAGTATAGGCAAGGACCGAAGCTGTGTTGTGGGGTTGCCTTCGCTGCTTTCCAAACTGAAATTATCACTAAAAGTAAGTATATATGGCTAATATTTCTTACTGCTGGTCTTTCATGAATAACAACATTGCTAAATCATATTCTTAAAGAGTAATGATGTAATTCTGAGCAAGAGGGAGAATCAGGCCAACGAGAAAAGGTTGATGCCGGCCAAGGACTCGATCTACTTGTCAGCTGTCTCTGGACTCCACACACTATCTCTGTACGTACTATAAATACTTCATTCCAATGCCTAACTTCCCCACAACACCGAGCAAAAGGAGCTAAGAAACCTTAAACCATGGAGGTTTCCACCTTACCCTGGTTGCTACTTGTGTCTGTTGCACTGGCACTCTGTTGCACTGTTGAGCACGGCCTGACAGTGCAACAGCAAGCCTTGACGCAGCCACAATGGCCGCGCAAGAGCTTGACCGCGTCGCATCACTGCCGGGGGCGCCGAGCTACTCATATGCGTTCAAGCACTACTCCGGGTACGTCACCACCGATGAGCGCCTCGGCAAGGCACTGTTCTATTGGTTCTTCGAGGCTATGGAGAAGCCTGACGAGAAGCCACTGGTCCTATGGTTAAATGGAGGTTGCTAACTAACCAACTAACTAACTGTTTTTACCTTGAAACTTCAGAAAACTTCATGGGAGATAGATGTGTGTAATTTAGCTATACATCGTGTGGTTTTGCAAAATTTGCAGGACCTGGGTGTTCTTCCGTCGGGTTTGGTCAGGCGCAGGAGCTCGGGACATTTCTTGTGAAGAAAGATGTGCCTGAGCTTGAGCTCAATCCGTATGCCTGGAACCAAGGCAAGTGCCAACCAAGACTAACACACTAGACTTACAAACAATTTTCATAGCAATGGAAGCATGCATAGCTTACTGTCGGGTGAACTTTCAGCTGCCAACCTGCTGTTCCTGGACTCTCCAGCGGGTGTTGGATTTTCGTACACGAACACGTCCTTCGAAATAGATCCACCGGGAGACAATTCCACAGGTATGCAAGACAGATATGTCTTTCCTCTTCTATCCTAACAATGAAGGGATTTCTTCCCAAGATAACATGACATTTCATTCGTCCTTTGCAGCACACGGTTCATATGCTTTCCTCGTCAGGTGGTTTCAGAGGTTCCCCCAGCAGAAAATGAAAGAGTTCTACATAGCTGGAGAGAGCTATGCAGGTCTGCCAGCCCATTCATAGCTGGCTAGATACTACTAGTAGAACTACTAGATTGTACTGTGCTCATGATCTGACTTTTGCTCATTCTAATTCTCTTGCCACTGGATCGCTAGGACATTACGTTCCGCAGTTAGCGAATGTCATCGTGGAGGAGAACAAGAAGGCCTCCAAAGAAAACTACATAAACTTCAAAGGCATCCTGGTACATACATGCAGCTATAATAAGCTACCCATTTCACCATCCTGCGATTGCTTGAATGTTAGCAGTAACTAACTAAACAAAATGGAGTACAGATCGGGAACGCGTACATGGACGGGGACACGGACTTGCAGGGGATCGTGGACTCGGCGTGGCACCACGCCATCATCTCTGACACGCTCTACAGCGCCTTCCTCAAGTCGTGCGACTTCAGCATGGAGATCCTGTCTCCGGAGTGCGACGCGGCACTGAGCGAATTCTTTCTTCTCTACAAACTCATAGACGTCTACAGCCTCTACACCCCCTACTGCGACCTCGGGTACCCGGCTTTGAACGCGTCGTCCTCGGCGAACATCGGGCAGACCAACGGCCGTGTAAGCAAAGCATCCTCCTTGGCTTCAGCTTCAAAAGTTTCAGCCACTTATTTTCCCCCTCGGtctgcatgtgtgcgtgtgagttcTGATCGAGCAGTGTAATTGATTCTTCTTTCATGCACAAAAATGAACAGTTTGATCTGCTCAAGATGCCAATGGGCTTCGATCCATGCACGCAGACGTACGCCACCGAGTATCTGAACCGTGAGGACGTGCAGAGGGCTCTGCATGCCAACACCACGGGACTGCCGTACCCCTACGTTCTTTGCCGGTGAGTTCGCCTAGCTGAGTTTGCTTGCTGGGCTCAGAATTATGTTTCTTTTCATAGCTGAATATATATTGTTTTGTTTGTGTGGTGTTTCTTTTCAGCAATACCATCAACGATGTGTGGAAGGATTCCGACATGACGGTCGTccccatcgtcaagaagctcgcggaggAAGGGCTTCGCATATGGATTTTCAGCGGCGACACGGATGGGAGGATCCCTACGACGTCGACGAGGTACACGCTGAAGAAGCTCGGCCTGCCCATCAAGGAGGACTGGTCGCCATGGTTCACTCACAAGCAGGTACCCCTCCATCACAAATACAAGTTCTTCTAACATTTTTTTTTCTGAATTGAATGTATATAGACACAGAGTAGTGTATTTATTCACTTATTTCAGCCTGTGTGTAGTTCATATTGAATTGTCCAAAACATTTTATATTTATAAACGGACGGAGTATTAGTTAATTGGATGAGTGAATAGCAGAACAATCCCATCGACCAGTAGCTTCCAATTGGTTGCTTATTAATCTTATCAGATCTTATGGCACTATCTCACACGTTACATCGTGTGACGTTCTTGTTCTGATGCGTTTGTTGTTTGCAGGTTGGTGGATGGAGTGTGGTGTATGATGGCCTGACATTTGTCACGGTGAGAGGCGCCGGGCACATGGTGCCAACCTCGCGGCCCGAGCAGGCGCTGGAGCTCTTCAAGCACTTCCTCGCCAACCACAACCTCCCCTCCAAGCCCTTCTAGAGAGAAAAAACTCCTTTGCTCTTCTAACCTGTAGCTCCTGATCAAGCTGGTCTGGGATGGATTTCATTGCAAAACACTACTTGTAAAACTTGTGGATTTTGTTGCGGAGATCAGTTGTCTAAATATGATTTCTACGTCACATACCTAAATAGACTACAAAATATTGCTTCTGCCATTTTTCAGTCACCTGAAAATTTATTTGGAAAACGTTTGAAATCACCCGGATGATTTCTGGAACGTCACCTAGACGCCACGTGTTTTGGTGCGGACCATGCACCGCTTCCTTCGGAGGCACTCGTTCCCCTGCCTTATCTCTTGAGGGCGGTCGTCTCCTacctctctcattttttttcatCTCTCTACCCAGAACGCAACATAACAATATTCCCGAAATACTTCTCAAGATGAATCCATGCATGTGATTTATATAAATCTCAAGTGCAAAcatttaaaataatattttgggtTAATGGTCCCAAATTTTGACACAAGACATGTCTAAAAACGTCACTTTCTTTGGAATATTTCCGCAAGACAAGAGTAACGATGATCCATGAatggttttttttttttgcggggtagaggATCCATGAATGGTTGCATAGCAGCATATGCTTCGTCAAAGTTGTACATACCGATGATTATGTCATTGCGGGCATGAAGTAACACCATTTATTATACACAAGCAACGTATGAATACCAAAAGTAATTAGGAAATTGGTGTGCTTGACAGGAGCTTAGCGCCACCCAGTCAATGCATGACACATTATTAACTCGTCACGTCCCAATCACCGCCGCTGCGCGATCACAACCCGCTCACACAGATCACTGTGCAGCCCAGTCACGCTGCAAGGCAGATGAGAGAAT
Proteins encoded in this window:
- the LOC123129538 gene encoding serine carboxypeptidase-like 34; the protein is MAAQELDRVASLPGAPSYSYAFKHYSGYVTTDERLGKALFYWFFEAMEKPDEKPLVLWLNGGPGCSSVGFGQAQELGTFLVKKDVPELELNPCQPAVPGLSSGCWIFVHEHVLRNRSTGRQFHRWFQRFPQQKMKEFYIAGESYAGHYVPQLANVIVEENKKASKENYINFKGILIGNAYMDGDTDLQGIVDSAWHHAIISDTLYSAFLKSCDFSMEILSPECDAALSEFFLLYKLIDVYSLYTPYCDLGYPALNASSSANIGQTNGRFDLLKMPMGFDPCTQTYATEYLNREDVQRALHANTTGLPYPYVLCRNTINDVWKDSDMTVVPIVKKLAEEGLRIWIFSGDTDGRIPTTSTRYTLKKLGLPIKEDWSPWFTHKQVGGWSVVYDGLTFVTVRGAGHMVPTSRPEQALELFKHFLANHNLPSKPF